Proteins encoded in a region of the Terriglobales bacterium genome:
- a CDS encoding DUF167 domain-containing protein, with translation MIPIKESGGMVTFAVKVHPRAKRNAITGEVGEALKIALTAPPVEGRANEAVIELLAEVLRVPRGSVSIAAGQSSRSKVMRVRGLTAAQVEERLRSAI, from the coding sequence ATGATCCCGATCAAGGAGAGCGGCGGGATGGTGACGTTCGCGGTGAAGGTGCATCCGCGGGCGAAGAGGAACGCGATCACGGGAGAGGTGGGGGAGGCGCTGAAGATCGCGCTGACCGCGCCGCCGGTGGAGGGACGGGCGAACGAGGCGGTGATCGAGTTGCTGGCAGAGGTTTTGCGGGTGCCACGAGGGTCGGTTAGCATAGCCGCCGGGCAATCCAGCAGGAGCAAAGTGATGCGCGTGCGCGGGCTGACGGCGGCGCAGGTGGAAGAGAGATTGCGTAGCGCGATCTGA
- a CDS encoding YggS family pyridoxal phosphate-dependent enzyme has translation MSIADNIARVRERMAAAGLRAGRWPDEIKLMAVSKTVEPERIGEAYAAGIRLFGENRVQEFESKAAALHDLAEAEWHLIGHLQSNKAKKAAELFGAVDSVDSLKLARKLDEAAEKPLPVLIEINIGGEEAKSGVDPHSGDLEELLRAEFKKVEVRGLMAIPPFTEDPEGARPYFRRMRELREEVARKWPGVRELSIGMSHDFEVAIEEGSTCVRVGTAIFGERAKK, from the coding sequence GTGTCGATCGCGGACAACATCGCGCGGGTGCGTGAGCGGATGGCGGCGGCGGGGCTGCGGGCGGGGCGCTGGCCGGATGAGATCAAGCTGATGGCGGTGAGCAAGACGGTGGAGCCAGAACGCATCGGGGAGGCGTACGCGGCGGGGATCCGCCTGTTCGGGGAAAACCGGGTGCAGGAATTCGAGAGCAAGGCCGCGGCCCTGCACGACCTGGCGGAAGCGGAGTGGCATCTGATCGGGCACCTGCAATCGAACAAGGCGAAGAAGGCGGCGGAATTGTTTGGAGCCGTCGATTCGGTGGATTCGCTCAAGCTGGCGCGGAAGTTGGATGAGGCGGCGGAGAAGCCCTTGCCGGTACTGATCGAGATCAACATCGGCGGCGAAGAGGCGAAGTCCGGAGTGGATCCGCACTCCGGCGACCTGGAAGAGCTGTTGCGGGCGGAGTTCAAGAAGGTGGAGGTCCGGGGATTGATGGCGATCCCGCCGTTCACCGAAGACCCGGAGGGCGCACGCCCCTATTTTCGCAGGATGCGGGAGCTGCGCGAGGAGGTAGCGCGCAAGTGGCCGGGCGTCAGAGAGCTCTCCATCGGCATGTCGCATGATTTCGAGGTTGCGATCGAAGAGGGGTCGACGTGCGTGAGGGTGGGGACGGCGATCTTCGGGGAGAGAGCAAAGAAATAG